One window of the Labilibaculum sp. genome contains the following:
- a CDS encoding SusC/RagA family TonB-linked outer membrane protein yields the protein MKKCYLRNLHSSLANPLGLGSKIGIFTLLCVMMVLPFSANANVNSLTEENSSVSATQQVVTGVITEDSGMSLPGVSVVVKGTTIGTVTDIDGKFEITVPESTSILVFSFVGMQTQEITVGSQSVINLVMATDALQVDEVIVTALGIKREKKALGYAVQDVKADELTQGGNSDLVSSLQGKVAGVQINQSGGGVGGTSRIEIRGASSLSGNNEPLWVVDGVPFDNGNSREGDIWGGTSRAGGAFDLNPNDIESVSVLKGPNAAALYGERGGNGVVLVTTKKGARGKGLGISYSGGFTVSEAAYMLDLQDKYGQGSNGVYDKNGTSSWGPEMKGQMLESWTGETIAYEGQKDRLKDFTRTGTTQKHNVSLTGGNEEGAYRVSLGKDIMNGIYEDHKVEKLTFDLRADYDINKWLNIDTKVSFFNTKGNERPEIGNYSYVSYYNTMPMNIRNQDLAPGYDILAGQHVEKLYKAPSANLRNPYFLQAQTTNYDEKNRTFGYISANLKLTSDLKAKFKYGMDFYQFSAVEGYMYADNVDKATRPNYNPSQTNFKEENYEFLLSYNKEINQDFTIGINVGANNMKRHFDELKATSGKLSSEGDFFLAAGSNINAEERIEESEVRSIYGFGQLAYKNMLFLDFTARNDWSSTLTAANAEFDNSYFYPSVSLSGIVSEMTELPEWISFAKVRGSWAQVGKATDAYATSQLYKLRGWNYDLTVGDVPSVAVVKDLKPEISTSWELGLDLRILNNRVGLDFTYYNEETKNQILKVEAIQSSGFEYALINAGLITNKGFEVMLTTVPVKYKDLKVGLDFNFAKNEGILNKLTDDVERHDFGGGVLGLPGKKLGVITGSVYERDDSGNIIVDGDGLMKVAQGTDHILGNIQPDWTGSINLSVDYKGLFLSALVSVQEGGDILSSSEQGATSSGTAKRTDENNRMSLFVDGVTVDGGANHVMVSAEEYWRQLSKVSEEFVYDASYMKLKEVAIGYNLPKSLLSRIPNNPVKTARISLVGRNLFYFYKDTPGTAPDASAYSSSFAAQAFDFSPVPATRTYGFSLNVGF from the coding sequence ATGAAGAAATGCTATTTACGAAATCTTCATTCAAGCCTGGCTAACCCATTAGGACTTGGAAGTAAGATTGGGATTTTTACTTTGCTTTGCGTGATGATGGTTCTTCCATTTTCTGCGAATGCAAACGTTAACAGTTTAACTGAAGAAAATTCATCTGTTTCTGCGACACAACAAGTGGTTACGGGTGTTATTACTGAAGACTCAGGAATGTCACTTCCTGGAGTATCAGTTGTTGTTAAAGGTACTACAATTGGAACGGTAACTGATATCGATGGAAAATTCGAGATCACTGTTCCTGAATCAACCAGTATTCTGGTTTTTAGCTTTGTTGGTATGCAAACACAAGAAATTACAGTTGGTTCTCAATCTGTAATTAATCTTGTTATGGCCACTGATGCTTTACAAGTAGATGAGGTAATTGTTACTGCATTAGGTATTAAAAGAGAAAAGAAAGCACTTGGTTATGCTGTTCAGGATGTAAAAGCTGATGAGTTAACACAAGGAGGTAATTCTGATTTAGTAAGTTCTCTTCAAGGGAAAGTTGCTGGGGTACAGATTAACCAATCTGGTGGTGGCGTTGGTGGAACATCAAGAATCGAGATTAGGGGAGCTAGTTCTTTAAGTGGGAACAATGAACCTCTTTGGGTGGTTGATGGAGTCCCATTTGATAACGGAAATAGTCGTGAAGGAGATATTTGGGGAGGAACATCGAGAGCAGGTGGTGCTTTTGATTTAAATCCTAATGATATAGAGTCTGTTTCTGTATTGAAGGGACCGAATGCTGCAGCTCTTTACGGAGAACGTGGTGGTAATGGTGTTGTTTTGGTTACAACTAAGAAAGGAGCACGGGGTAAAGGTCTGGGAATTTCTTATTCTGGTGGGTTTACTGTATCTGAAGCTGCTTATATGTTGGATCTTCAGGATAAGTATGGACAAGGTTCCAATGGAGTGTATGATAAGAATGGAACTTCTTCGTGGGGACCGGAAATGAAAGGTCAAATGCTGGAATCATGGACTGGTGAAACCATTGCATACGAAGGTCAAAAAGATCGTTTAAAAGATTTTACAAGAACAGGTACTACACAAAAACATAATGTTTCTTTAACCGGAGGTAATGAAGAAGGTGCTTATCGTGTTTCTTTAGGAAAGGATATCATGAATGGTATTTATGAAGACCATAAAGTGGAGAAATTGACTTTCGATTTAAGAGCTGATTACGATATTAATAAGTGGTTAAATATTGATACAAAAGTTTCATTCTTTAATACAAAAGGCAATGAGCGTCCTGAAATTGGTAATTATTCTTATGTTTCGTATTATAATACAATGCCAATGAATATTCGTAATCAGGATTTGGCTCCAGGTTATGATATTCTTGCAGGACAACATGTTGAAAAGTTGTATAAGGCACCTAGTGCTAATTTAAGGAATCCATACTTCTTACAAGCTCAAACAACCAATTACGACGAGAAAAATAGAACCTTCGGTTACATTTCCGCAAATTTGAAACTGACATCAGATTTGAAAGCAAAATTTAAGTATGGAATGGATTTTTATCAATTCTCTGCTGTTGAAGGATATATGTATGCTGATAATGTTGATAAAGCTACAAGACCAAATTATAACCCAAGTCAGACAAATTTTAAGGAAGAAAATTATGAATTTCTATTGTCTTACAATAAAGAAATTAATCAAGACTTTACTATTGGTATAAATGTAGGTGCTAATAATATGAAGCGTCATTTTGATGAGCTAAAGGCAACCTCTGGTAAATTATCATCTGAAGGGGATTTTTTCTTAGCTGCAGGGTCAAATATAAATGCTGAAGAGAGAATCGAGGAGTCAGAAGTACGCTCTATCTACGGTTTTGGTCAGTTGGCATACAAAAATATGTTATTTCTTGATTTTACAGCACGTAATGATTGGTCATCTACACTTACTGCGGCTAATGCAGAATTCGATAATTCATATTTTTATCCTTCAGTAAGTTTGAGTGGTATTGTTTCTGAAATGACAGAATTGCCGGAATGGATTTCATTTGCAAAAGTTAGAGGTTCATGGGCGCAGGTTGGTAAAGCCACAGACGCTTATGCTACAAGTCAACTATACAAATTAAGAGGCTGGAATTATGATCTAACTGTTGGAGATGTTCCTAGTGTTGCAGTTGTGAAAGATTTAAAACCAGAAATTTCGACATCTTGGGAGTTAGGTTTGGATTTAAGAATTCTAAATAATCGTGTCGGATTAGATTTTACTTATTACAACGAGGAGACGAAAAACCAAATATTAAAGGTGGAAGCTATTCAAAGTTCAGGTTTCGAGTATGCTTTAATAAATGCTGGTCTTATCACGAATAAAGGATTTGAAGTTATGTTGACTACAGTTCCTGTTAAATATAAAGATTTAAAAGTTGGTTTAGATTTTAATTTTGCAAAAAATGAAGGTATCCTAAATAAATTGACAGATGATGTTGAAAGACATGATTTTGGTGGTGGTGTTTTAGGTTTGCCAGGTAAAAAACTTGGAGTTATTACAGGTTCAGTTTATGAGCGCGATGATAGTGGAAATATTATTGTTGATGGTGATGGTTTGATGAAAGTTGCACAAGGAACGGATCATATTTTAGGAAATATTCAACCTGACTGGACAGGGTCAATTAACTTAAGTGTTGATTATAAAGGATTATTCTTATCAGCTCTTGTTTCTGTTCAGGAAGGTGGCGATATTTTATCATCTTCAGAACAGGGAGCTACTTCTTCCGGTACAGCAAAAAGGACTGATGAAAATAATAGAATGTCATTATTTGTTGACGGTGTTACGGTTGATGGAGGAGCAAATCATGTTATGGTTTCTGCAGAAGAATACTGGAGACAATTATCTAAAGTGAGTGAGGAGTTTGTCTACGATGCTTCATACATGAAATTAAAAGAAGTTGCAATTGGATATAATCTGCCAAAGTCTCTTTTGAGTAGGATTCCAAACAATCCAGTGAAGACTGCAAGAATATCTTTAGTTGGTAGAAACTTATTTTATTTCTATAAAGATACTCCAGGAACTGCTCCTGATGCAAGTGCATATAGCTCTTCTTTTGCGGCGCAAGCATTTGATTTTTCTCCGGTTCCGGCAACAAGAACATACGGATTCTCGCTTAACGTTGGATTTTAA
- a CDS encoding ROK family protein, with amino-acid sequence MNIWNDKRVVMTLDAGGTNFVFSAMKSGEEIVEPIRKPSNADQLDLCLKTIVDGFQEVMNLLAEKPVAISFAFPGPADYKNGIIGDLPNLPAFRGGVALGPMLEEKFSIPVFINNDGDLFAYGEALGGVLPAINKRLEEENSPKRYRNLIGVTLGTGFGGGLVHNNELFIGDNSIATEVWLTSSRVFPDRFAEEGISTRAIQRTFLENAKGKYSDELMPKDVYDLAVDNSHPDQKAALKAFELFGTCLGDSLANLLTITDGIAVIGGGLTGAHDLYMPAALKEMNGNCFTAGGESLPRLVQKIYNIDNDEEFKEFASDCSIDIQIPGTDKTIKYDPNPRLAVCFSKLGASKAIAIGAYAFALKNLQ; translated from the coding sequence ATGAATATTTGGAATGATAAAAGAGTTGTGATGACTCTTGATGCAGGAGGAACAAATTTTGTTTTTTCGGCAATGAAAAGCGGAGAAGAAATAGTTGAACCAATTCGTAAGCCGTCAAATGCAGATCAACTTGATTTGTGTTTGAAAACAATTGTTGACGGATTTCAGGAAGTTATGAATCTGCTTGCAGAGAAACCTGTTGCAATTAGTTTTGCATTTCCGGGACCTGCCGATTACAAAAATGGAATCATTGGTGATTTGCCAAACCTTCCTGCATTTAGAGGAGGAGTTGCCTTAGGACCAATGCTTGAAGAGAAATTCTCAATACCGGTTTTTATTAATAATGACGGTGATTTATTTGCTTATGGCGAAGCCTTGGGAGGCGTATTGCCAGCTATCAATAAGCGTTTGGAAGAAGAAAATAGTCCTAAGCGTTATCGCAATTTAATTGGCGTAACTCTTGGTACCGGATTTGGAGGCGGATTAGTGCACAATAACGAATTGTTTATTGGCGATAATTCCATTGCAACAGAGGTTTGGTTAACCAGTTCAAGAGTTTTTCCTGATCGTTTTGCTGAAGAGGGAATAAGTACCCGGGCTATCCAAAGAACATTTCTGGAAAATGCAAAAGGTAAGTATTCCGATGAATTGATGCCAAAAGATGTTTATGATTTGGCAGTTGATAATAGTCATCCAGATCAAAAAGCAGCTCTAAAGGCATTTGAACTGTTTGGAACATGTTTAGGAGATAGTTTGGCTAATCTTTTAACCATTACCGATGGTATTGCTGTTATTGGTGGAGGGTTAACTGGTGCTCATGATTTATATATGCCTGCAGCTTTGAAAGAGATGAATGGAAATTGCTTCACTGCAGGTGGAGAATCTCTTCCTCGTTTGGTACAAAAGATCTACAATATTGATAACGATGAAGAATTTAAAGAATTTGCTTCAGATTGTTCAATAGATATACAAATACCAGGAACAGATAAAACGATTAAATATGATCCAAATCCTCGTTTAGCAGTTTGTTTCAGCAAGCTTGGAGCAAGTAAAGCGATTGCAATCGGAGCATATGCATTTGCATTGAAGAATTTGCAGTAG
- a CDS encoding sugar MFS transporter → MKNNYLKSGPIFLAFLCMGFGDVVGPLTSQLQSEYELSNVLAGLVTFMGFIMFGLLSVPMGLYQDRKGKKRVLLLGMLAALVGLVLPILGNFSSFGLLLGSLLLLGTGATLLQVAGNPIMRDVSPEGKYSRNLSFGQFIKAIGSLSGALIPLLAAKYWGLDWKLLFPIYSGILLVAAIYLYVVTIEEKKDDSASPASFGSVLALLKNPYVFFMVLAIFLYVGSEVSMSAKLPNYLSEKFSYDIKELGLWGTLFFFIALMTGRFLGGVILNWMSPSRFLKITTLLSLIGIAGLYIATSSIMGFAAIFLIGLGFANIFPLVFSIAIDAMPERSNEISGLMVTAIIGGAIVPVIFGAVADVFSLMGGFVVTLVCIGYIFGLSFYKRK, encoded by the coding sequence CGTTTTGGCTGGATTGGTAACCTTTATGGGGTTTATCATGTTTGGTTTGCTTTCCGTTCCAATGGGATTGTATCAGGATAGAAAAGGAAAAAAACGAGTATTGCTTCTTGGTATGCTGGCAGCGCTAGTAGGTTTAGTCTTACCTATATTAGGCAATTTCTCATCATTTGGATTGTTATTAGGATCATTATTGCTGTTAGGAACAGGTGCTACTTTGCTGCAGGTTGCAGGGAATCCAATTATGAGAGATGTGTCACCTGAAGGAAAATATTCTAGAAATTTATCATTCGGACAGTTTATTAAGGCAATCGGTTCTTTGTCGGGTGCTTTAATTCCATTGTTGGCTGCTAAGTATTGGGGATTGGACTGGAAACTTTTGTTCCCAATTTATTCCGGTATTCTTTTAGTTGCAGCAATTTATTTATATGTTGTTACTATTGAAGAGAAAAAAGATGATTCAGCATCTCCAGCTTCGTTTGGTTCAGTTCTCGCTTTGTTGAAAAATCCATATGTTTTCTTTATGGTTTTAGCTATTTTCTTATATGTTGGTTCAGAGGTAAGTATGAGTGCTAAACTTCCAAACTATTTGTCTGAAAAATTCAGCTATGATATTAAAGAGTTAGGTTTGTGGGGAACCTTATTTTTCTTCATTGCTTTAATGACCGGTCGCTTTTTGGGAGGCGTAATTTTGAATTGGATGTCTCCTTCAAGATTTTTGAAAATTACAACTCTTTTATCTTTAATTGGGATTGCCGGACTTTATATTGCAACAAGTTCGATAATGGGATTTGCTGCAATATTTTTAATTGGATTGGGATTTGCTAATATTTTCCCATTGGTATTTTCAATAGCAATTGATGCAATGCCGGAGAGGAGTAACGAAATTTCAGGTTTGATGGTGACAGCTATTATTGGAGGTGCAATTGTACCTGTAATATTTGGAGCTGTAGCAGATGTTTTCTCACTTATGGGTGGTTTTGTTGTTACGCTGGTGTGTATTGGTTACATTTTTGGATTGTCGTTTTACAAAAGAAAGTAA
- a CDS encoding SusD/RagB family nutrient-binding outer membrane lipoprotein: MKKIKIILFVLGLFVMSSGCSDDFGDMNVDPNSTTKVEPKFFLNAMQQEVFANYQRNVNLYPDLYSQYWANTVSGFGSPRYEYVDGWIGNQWKEHYTRHLRQDLAMQEAYGDNEFFVDAIAIKEIWMCYWWSRMTDTYGDMPYFGAGVGDAVPYSSQQEIYADLFTRLNVAINNITGGEEQYNYTDDYDLIYGGDALQWRKFGNSLRLRLAMRISNADPEKAQAEAQAAVSGPGGLLVSNADVVKVPMWSKGWFDYLHQMAWNWNNIRMSKTFSNYLYNQSSVGEDPRAPKWFAYQVFNEDLKKVEPKTKEEAGFPIYNGIENGFNLVQSDADEVFATINLEGGYVDFVGSEDDDMYCPVMFYSEVKFLEAEAALRGWISGDANALYKEGVQASMDYVGVDENDATAYLSGLTTLTGANENQLKQIITQKWLANFPNGVEGWADFRRTDYPDITLPKSGVSGSSTVAAGTWVKRISYPDNAHQQDEENMPSLLNTRDLDRMDIRVWWDTADTKTKDGSGLMNSNF; the protein is encoded by the coding sequence ATGAAAAAGATAAAAATTATATTATTTGTATTGGGATTGTTTGTGATGAGCAGCGGTTGTTCTGACGATTTTGGGGATATGAATGTTGACCCAAATTCTACAACCAAAGTAGAGCCGAAATTTTTCCTTAATGCAATGCAACAAGAAGTATTCGCTAATTATCAGCGAAATGTAAATTTATATCCTGATTTGTACTCTCAGTATTGGGCAAATACAGTATCTGGATTTGGATCTCCTCGGTACGAATATGTTGATGGTTGGATTGGAAATCAGTGGAAGGAGCATTATACCAGACATTTAAGACAGGATCTTGCCATGCAGGAAGCATATGGAGATAATGAATTTTTTGTTGATGCTATTGCGATCAAAGAAATTTGGATGTGTTACTGGTGGTCACGTATGACCGATACTTATGGTGATATGCCTTATTTCGGTGCAGGAGTTGGTGATGCAGTTCCATATTCATCTCAGCAAGAAATTTATGCCGATTTATTCACTAGATTGAATGTAGCTATTAATAATATTACTGGTGGTGAAGAGCAATATAATTACACAGATGATTATGATTTGATCTACGGTGGTGATGCATTGCAATGGCGTAAGTTTGGTAATTCTCTACGTTTGCGTTTAGCAATGCGTATTTCGAATGCCGATCCTGAAAAAGCTCAGGCTGAAGCTCAAGCTGCAGTTAGTGGCCCTGGAGGATTATTAGTTAGTAATGCAGATGTTGTTAAAGTTCCTATGTGGAGTAAAGGATGGTTTGATTACTTGCACCAAATGGCTTGGAATTGGAACAATATACGTATGTCGAAAACCTTTTCCAATTACTTATATAACCAGTCATCGGTAGGAGAAGATCCAAGAGCACCTAAATGGTTTGCTTATCAGGTTTTTAACGAAGATCTTAAAAAGGTAGAACCTAAAACTAAGGAAGAGGCAGGATTTCCAATTTATAATGGAATTGAAAATGGATTTAATCTTGTTCAAAGTGATGCTGATGAAGTATTTGCAACAATCAATTTAGAAGGTGGCTATGTTGATTTTGTTGGAAGTGAAGATGATGATATGTATTGTCCGGTAATGTTCTATTCGGAGGTTAAATTTTTGGAAGCTGAGGCAGCATTAAGAGGATGGATTTCAGGAGATGCAAATGCATTGTACAAGGAAGGAGTTCAGGCATCTATGGATTATGTTGGTGTAGATGAAAATGATGCAACTGCTTATTTAAGTGGATTAACTACTCTGACGGGAGCCAATGAAAATCAATTAAAACAGATTATTACTCAAAAATGGTTGGCTAACTTTCCAAATGGAGTGGAAGGCTGGGCTGATTTTAGAAGAACAGATTATCCGGATATTACTTTACCAAAAAGCGGAGTTAGCGGAAGTTCGACTGTTGCTGCAGGTACTTGGGTAAAAAGAATTAGTTATCCAGATAACGCACATCAACAAGATGAGGAAAATATGCCTTCTCTTTTAAATACACGAGATTTGGATAGAATGGATATTCGTGTGTGGTGGGATACAGCAGATACCAAAACCAAAGATGGTAGTGGATTAATGAATAGCAATTTTTAA